The DNA sequence GCGGAAACCCTTGGCGAACTGGGGTTTACAGTGCACTCCACGCTGATGTCCTTTGGTCGAATCACCGTGCAGATTTGTTCCTGCCCGCTCGCCGAGATCGCCGCGGCTGCCCCGGAAGTGGTCCGCGGGATCCAACGGGGTCTCATCCAGGAAGTTCTCGATGTCAACGCCGACGCGGTCGGCGGGCAGTTTCAGGTGACGGTGTCACCCGACGCCGGGCATGGGGATTGCACGGTCATTCTGGCTCTGCACCCGTGTGACGCAGTGCCCCAACACCAGTAAGGAGACCAGGCCATGGACGTCATCTCGATGGCAGCCCTGGGCGATGAGCAGTTCGCAACAGCGAAGAATGCGCATAGCGGCCGGGCGGCGCACACCGTGCACGGCGGCAGCGGCCATGTGCTGAGGCAGGTGGTGCTGGCTCTCGCCGGTGGTCACCAGCTTGCCGAACATGAAAACCCTGGTGAAGCAACCCTATTGGTGCTCAGTGGACGGGTGGAACTCGCGACG is a window from the Mycobacteroides salmoniphilum genome containing:
- a CDS encoding cupin domain-containing protein, with the translated sequence MDVISMAALGDEQFATAKNAHSGRAAHTVHGGSGHVLRQVVLALAGGHQLAEHENPGEATLLVLSGRVELATATEKAVLTARDYVIIPQERHDLTAVEDSVVLLTVVGRVG